DNA sequence from the Streptomyces tsukubensis genome:
CCCGGCCTTCAGCGGGCTGAAGTCGAGCACCTTCTGCACGAACTGGGTGAGGAAGAAGAACATTCCGGTCATCGTGCCGGAGAGCAGCAGCATCCCGGCGAACATGATCGACCGGTCGCGGTCCGCGAACAGGCTCAGCGGCAGGATGGGCTGGTTCGCGCGGGACTCCCAGATCAGGAACCAGACCAGCAGGACGACGGCCACGGCGAAGGAGCCGAGGGCCAGTCCGTCGCTCCAGCCGTCCTCGGCCGCACGGATGAAGCCGTACACCAGGAGTGTCATACCGACCGTGGAGGTCAGGGCGCCCGTGATGTCGAAGCGGCTGCCGCGGATCCGGTCCGTCTCCTTGATGTAGACGGGGACGAGCAGCAGCAGGAGCAGACCGAAGGGCACATTGACGAACATCACCCAGCGCCAGGACAGCCAGTCGGTGAGGACACCTCCCAGCACCAGTCCGATGGCGGCGCCCGATCCGGAGACCGCGCCGTAGACACCCACGGCACGGGTACGGGCGGGGCCCTCCTCGAAGGTGGTGGCGATCAGCGCCAGGGTCCCGGGGGCCGCGAAGGCGGCGCCGACACCCTGGGCGGCGCGGGACACCAGCAGCAGTTCGTCCGAGTTGGCGAGACCGCCGATCAGCGAGGCCACGGTGAACACCAGGACACCGGCGAGGAAGACCCGGCGCCGCCCCAGGATGTCCCCGGCGCGGCCACCGAGGAGCAGCAGTCCGCCGAACGCGAGGGCATAGGCGTTGAGCACCCAGGACAGACCGGCTTCCGAGAAGTCCAGGGCCCGCTGCATCTCGGGCAGGGCAACGTTGACGATGGTCGCGTCGAGGATCACCATGAGCTGGCAGGTGACGATCAGCAGCAGCGCGATGGAGGGGTTCCGGGACGTGGAACTCGCCGGCTGCGAGGGGGGTGACGAGCTCGTCACAACAGCCTCCAGAAGGGCTATTCTTCGCATGGATGACAAAGTGAGATGTCCTGCGCTCATCGGGCACATCGGTGCGAGTGACGCGACAGGGGTGCGGCGCGAGGGAGGCAGCCCTCGGGCCGGAAGCCGTTCATATGGCGTAACAGGGGCCCGCTAGGCTAAGAGGAGGGCTCCTCCACCTAGAATACGGAGGACGCCTCCGTATGACAACCCGCCAGGAGCCGCTATGCCCAGAAGTGCCGATCCCCACCGTGCGATGCGTTCCGATGCCCACCGCAACTACCAGCGACTGCTCGCCGCCGCCGAAGGCGTGTTCGGCGAGTCGGGGGCCGATGCCTCCCTGGAGGAGGTCGCCCGCCGGGCGGGCGTCGGCATCGGCACGCTCTACCGCCATTTCCCCACCCGCAAGGCGCTGCTGGAGGCCATGCTGCGCGGCGGCATCGACGCCCTGGAGATCAGGGCCGAGGAGCTGATCACGGCCGAGGACTCCGCCGCCGCACTGGCCGAGTGGATGCGGGCCCTGCGCGACCACGCCACCCGCTACCGGGGGCTCTCGGCCGCTCTGATGGTGGATCTGCTGGACGAGAACTCCGGCGTGGCCGCCACCTGCGGCTCGATGCTCCAGGCGGCCACGGCGCTGCTGCACCGGGCCCAGCACGAGGGCACGGTGCGCGGCGATGTGACCATCGGCGACGCGGTCACCATGGTCAATGCGGTGGCCTGGTCGGTGGAGCAGTCCGCCACCGGCGCCGAGCAGGGTGAGCGGGTCTTCGAGCTGATGATGGACGCCCTGCGCTGTGTCGAAGCCGAACGCCGCCACCGCCCGCAGCCGGTGCGGCGGACTCGGGCGGCGGGGGGCATCGCCCCGTGATGGCCGACCCGGGGGGGCAGGCCCTTCCCGGGTGCGGCGCTCCGAGGTGACAACCAGGCGTGCGGTACGGGCGGTTGCCCGGGCGCGCGGACGAAGGCCCCGGCCTTCCGGGGCCGGAAGCCGGATGCGTACCGCAGCCCGGGAAAGCAGTCGAGCGGTACCTCGTTCGCGCAGGGCCCGGCCGCGCGACGGCGGGGGGGCGCGGACGTCAGAGGGCGCCTTCGGACGCCTTTCGGTGGGTGACGAGCTTCAGATCGGCGGCCAGGTCGCGGAGGATCTCGTAGCTGGCCACGCGGGCGGAGTAGTCCTCGATGACCGTCATGGCCATCAGCTCGTCGGCGCCGGTGTCCGCGAGCAGCTCTTCCAGCCGGGGCGCCAGTGAGTCGGGGCCGCCGATGAACTGCCGGCCGAGATGGCCGTCGACGAGGCGGCGTTCGCCGTCGCTGAACCGGTAGGCGCCCGCCTCGTCCGTGGTGCGGTACTCCGTCTGCCGTGGATCGCGCATCGACATGGCGGTGGCCAGCCTTATGGGGGCGGCCAGCCTGAGGGCCTCCGCGTCGGTGGGGGCGGCTATCACGAAGGCGGCGACGATGCTGTGGGGGCGGTCCAGCAGTCCGGAGGGCCGGAACTCCTCGCGGTAGACGCGCAGTGCGGGCACCGCGAGCTGGGCATTGAAGTGGTAGGCGTAGGCGAAGGGGAGGCCGAGCGCCGCGGCGAGGCGGGCGCTGCTGGGGCTGGAGCCCAGCAGCCACATGGCGGGGGCGTTTCCGGCGGCGGGTACGGCGCTGATCCGGGCGGGCGCCCCGGCGCTCTCGGGGGTGAAGTACTGGGCCAGCTCGACTATCTGCTGGGGGAACTCCTCCGCCGCCATGGGGCCGGCGTTGCGCCGCAGCGCCTGGGCGGTGGCGGGGTCGGTGCCCGGGGCGCGGCCGAGTCCCAGGTCGATCCGTCCGGGGTGGAGGGCTTCGAGGGTGCCGAACTGCTCCGCGACGACGAGCGGGGGGTGGTTCGGCAGCATCACTCCCCCGGCCCCCACCCGGATGGAGCGGGTGACTCCGGCGATCTGCCCGATCAGGACGGGCGGCGACGAGCTGGCGACTCCCGGGGCGTTGTGGTGCTCCGTCAGCCAGTAGCGGTGGTAGCCGAGTTCCTCGACGGCGCGCGCCAGGTCGAGGGTTTCGCGCAGCGCCTGCGCGGGAGTCGAACCGGACCAGACCGGGGACAGGTCGAGGACGGAGAGCGGGACGGACGGCGAACCGGTCACGGGGGATGCCTCCAGGGCCGAAGAAGGAGTCACGGGAGTCACGGGAGTTGCGGGAATCACGGGAAATCACAGCACGTCACGGGAGCACAAGGCGGAACAGCAGGGAAACAGCGGGACCAGAGAGGGAGCAGGGGCGGAACGGCCAGGGGAACAGGCCGGTTTCGCGCGGGGCAGCGTCGGAACTCGGAAATCCGGAAGGCGAAACCCGGAAGGTGGGGTGCGGTCCGGGCGCTCCGGCCCGGCCGCAGTCCGGCACAAGGAGCGGCGGGCCCGCCGAAGCCGGACTGCCGACACCCAAAAACCCGGGCTCTCACCGGGCAGCGCCTGCCTGCGCAGCCTTGGTGAACCCCCTGTGTGTTTCATGAACTACGATACGGAGGACTCCTCCGATTCGCAACAATTCCGCGTTACCCTGAAGACGTTTCCGCCACCGACATCAAGCCGGGGGCGAACCGTTCCAGCCCGATCGGCCTCTTGTGGAGGGGGTTTGGCACACCTGTCGCCACCCGGGGACCGCAGTCCGAACGGGGTCGCACCGACCGACGGCCCGCCCGTCGGAGCCGGGAGTGTCCGCCGCCCGCGCCTCCCCCACTCCAACGGCAGCCGTCGACCGGCGTCACGCAGCGGAAGGGGACCAGTCAGGCCATGCCGGAACCGAGGACACTCCACCCGCCACAGCCACAGAACCTGAGATCAGCGGAGCTGAAACGGCTTCTCGAAGCGTTCGACCGCCGCCCGGCGCAACGCAGTACCGTCCTGGAGGTCCTCGGGGAGCCCGGCTCGGGCAAGTCCACGCTCCTGGGCGAGCTGGCGCGGCACGCGGACGGGCGCGGGCTGACCGTGCTCAGGGCCCGGTCCGCGCCCGCGGAGCGGGAGATGCCGTTCCACGCGCTGCTCCAGGCCTTCACCCAGCCGTCGCCGGTGCCGTTCACGCCCCTCGGCGGAGCGTCGTCGCTGCGGCCGCTCCGTCAGGCCACCGCACCGGAGCCCGTCACCTACGGCTTCCTGCCCGCGCTGCGCGTCATGACGCCGCAGGCCATGCGGGAACTCTTCGCGGAGTTCGTCCACCAGGACACCGCGCTTCTCCTGGACGACTTCCACTGGGCGGACCCGTCCTCCGCCCAATTGGTGGAGGATCTGCTGCGTACCCCGCTGAGCGCTCCCCTGACCGTCGTGATCGCACACCGCCCCCGGCAGACGCACCCCCGGTTACGCCAGGCCCTGCTCCATGCGGCCGCCGTCGGTTCCGGGCACCGCGAAGAACTGCCGCCGCTGTCCCGGGTCCAGTCCGCCCGGCTGCTCGGTCTCGCCCCGGCCGACGAGCGGCTGCCTCCGGTGCACCGCGCGGGCGAGGGCAATCCGACCCTGCTGCGGCTGGCGCTCGCCGACGCGATGAACCCCCGGATCCGGGGTCTCGTGGACGACGGCCCCGTACCGGACGACATCGCCGCCGCTCTCATCGGCGATATCGCCACCCTGGGCAGCACCCATGCGCTGGTGGCGGCGACCGCCGCCGTCATCGGAGAGCGCTTCGACCTGCCCGCGGTGGCCGCGGTGGCCGAGCTGACGTACGACGAGGTGTGCCGCGCGGGTTCGCAGCTGGCCGGCCGGGACATCTTCCGCGCCACGGACTCCGGCGGCGCACAGTTCGCCTTCAGGAACGCCGGACTGCGCCGCCTCGTCTACAACCGGGCCGATCCGTGCTGGCGGATGCGCGCGCACCGCCGCGCGATGAACGCCCTGTCCTGCGACGGCACCCCGGCGGCCGTCGTCGCCCGCCATATCGAACGCTCCCTGCCCGAAGGCTGCACCTCGGACCTGGAGACCCTGACCCGTGCGGCGCGCGAGGCGCTGCCCGCCGGTCCGGAGGCCGCCGCACACTGGCTCCGGCTGGCCCTGCGCATCATGCCCCGGCAGTTCCAGGGCACCGCCCTCCACCGGGATCTGCTGATCAGGGTCACGAGGCTGCTGGCGACCACGGGCGGCCTGGCCGACAACCGCGATCTCCTGGACGAGCTGCTGCTGAGGGCCGGTTCCCTCGCCGGGCCCGAACGCCTCTCGGTGGTGATCGGCTGCGCCTGGATGCATACGCTGCTGGGCGATTTCGACCGGGCCCGCGGTCTGCTGACGGCCGATCTGGCCCGGGCCCGTGAAACCGGCTCCGCCGAACGGGCCCCCCTGATCCTCCAGCTCGACCTGCTCGACCTCCACGAAGGACGGCCCGGTGCGCCGCACGCCGCCGAAACGGCGCTGGCGCTGGCCCGGGCCCACGGCGACCGGGTGACCGAAGCCGGGGCACTCGCCCGGACCGCGCTGCACCGGGCGATGGACCGGGACGCGGGCGGGGTCGCCGAGGCCACCGGACGGGCGACGGCGGCGCTCGGCGCCCTTGACGCCCTTGGCACCCTTGGCACCCCTCACAACGAGGAGCCGGCGCTACGGCCCGAGTATCCGGCCGTAGCGGGCTGGGCCCTCGCGCTGCTCGGCAACGCCCGGGCCGCGGAGGAACACTTCCGGCGCGGACTGCCCCTGGCCCGGACGTCCCCCTCCGGCCACTCCGAACCGTTCCTACTGACCGGACTGGCGTACGCCTACGGGCTCAGCGGCCGGCTGCACACGGCGCTGCAGACCGCAGCAGAGGCCCGTACCGCGGTCCGACCCTGCGCACCGGGCCAGGTGCAGGCCGTGGCCACGGCCGTGGAGGCCTGGTGCCTGGCGGCTCTCCACGGCCGGGACGACCCCCGCGCCGAGGCCCTCGCGGCGGAGGCCGAGGCATCCCTGTCCTGGTACAGCAGCGGGCTCGGGAGCATCACCGCACTGCGCCTGGCCGACGCGGCGCGACTGCGGGGCGAGCCGGAGCACGCCATGGCCCTGCTGCTGACCACGGGCAACGGCCCCGAACTCCCCGAACTGCCCGCCTCCCTGCGGGCCGAGGCCTACGAGGTGCTGACCTGCTGCGCCGTCGCCACCGGCGACCGGTCCGCCCGGGAGTACGCCGACCGGGCGCGGACGGCGGCCCGGGCGTTCACCGGTCTGCGGCACGCCGCGGCCCACGGCGAGATGGCCCGCGCCCATGTGCTGCGCACCACCCCGTCGCTCGCCGTCACCCTGTATCTGTCGGCGGCGCGGCACTTCTCGGAGGCGGGGATGGTCTGGTGGCAGGCGCGGGCGCTGCATCTGGCGGCCTACTGCGCCGGGGAAGCGGGCGACCACGGCAGGAGGACGTCCCTGCTGACGCTGGCCGACGCCCTGGCCCGGCGGTGCGGCGAATCCTGGCCGCCCCCCTTCCCGGCCCGCGCGGTCCGCCCCCCGGCCGTGACGGAGCCGGGTCCGCGGCCCTCCACCGGCGCAACGGCCCCGCCGCATCCCCTCACCGGCCTCAGCAGCAGGGAACGGGAGGTCGCCGTGCTGGCCGGTATGGGGCTGAAGACCAAGGAGGTCGCCCAGCGGCTGTCGTTGAGCCCCCGCACAGTGGACAGCCATCTCAACCGCATCTACCGCAAGCTCGACATCACCTCACGGGCCTCTCTGGTACGGATCCTGGCCAGGGCCGACTGAAGGGCGCCCCGGGCCGGGACGGTTTCCGCCGAACCGTCCGGCCGCCTTCCCAAGCGGAGGCTCCCTCCGTATACTGAGTGCCGTCCGCAGCCGACGGCTGCACCACGACGTCTGCCGGAGGTCGCCGATGACCGCATCCGATATGGCACCCTTCGGCGCGCACCGCAGCACCCTCCCTCACGAGAGCGGTCTCCGCGAGGTGTTCGCTGCTTTCGCGACCGGAGTCACGGTCGTCGCCGCGACCGATCCACGGACCGGCCGGCCTTTCGGATTCACG
Encoded proteins:
- a CDS encoding LLM class flavin-dependent oxidoreductase — its product is MTPSSALEASPVTGSPSVPLSVLDLSPVWSGSTPAQALRETLDLARAVEELGYHRYWLTEHHNAPGVASSSPPVLIGQIAGVTRSIRVGAGGVMLPNHPPLVVAEQFGTLEALHPGRIDLGLGRAPGTDPATAQALRRNAGPMAAEEFPQQIVELAQYFTPESAGAPARISAVPAAGNAPAMWLLGSSPSSARLAAALGLPFAYAYHFNAQLAVPALRVYREEFRPSGLLDRPHSIVAAFVIAAPTDAEALRLAAPIRLATAMSMRDPRQTEYRTTDEAGAYRFSDGERRLVDGHLGRQFIGGPDSLAPRLEELLADTGADELMAMTVIEDYSARVASYEILRDLAADLKLVTHRKASEGAL
- a CDS encoding MFS transporter → MTSSSPPSQPASSTSRNPSIALLLIVTCQLMVILDATIVNVALPEMQRALDFSEAGLSWVLNAYALAFGGLLLLGGRAGDILGRRRVFLAGVLVFTVASLIGGLANSDELLLVSRAAQGVGAAFAAPGTLALIATTFEEGPARTRAVGVYGAVSGSGAAIGLVLGGVLTDWLSWRWVMFVNVPFGLLLLLLVPVYIKETDRIRGSRFDITGALTSTVGMTLLVYGFIRAAEDGWSDGLALGSFAVAVVLLVWFLIWESRANQPILPLSLFADRDRSIMFAGMLLLSGTMTGMFFFLTQFVQKVLDFSPLKAGFAFVPVALALMIAAGVVTKQLAQVGAKTFMLVGVVLVGAGMAWLAQIDAGSSYLGGLLGPMLLFGVGVGFFTVPLTVVAVSGVPPHESGAASSTLNAMQQVGGSLGLAVLVTVFTNAARDAAADPPAGLDPAGIANYSLAEGSSLAFWVGLGFSVAALLAVTLVRAGSAAPPAPVAAPASDPESGAAESGAKGQGAVETH
- a CDS encoding helix-turn-helix transcriptional regulator, which produces MPEPRTLHPPQPQNLRSAELKRLLEAFDRRPAQRSTVLEVLGEPGSGKSTLLGELARHADGRGLTVLRARSAPAEREMPFHALLQAFTQPSPVPFTPLGGASSLRPLRQATAPEPVTYGFLPALRVMTPQAMRELFAEFVHQDTALLLDDFHWADPSSAQLVEDLLRTPLSAPLTVVIAHRPRQTHPRLRQALLHAAAVGSGHREELPPLSRVQSARLLGLAPADERLPPVHRAGEGNPTLLRLALADAMNPRIRGLVDDGPVPDDIAAALIGDIATLGSTHALVAATAAVIGERFDLPAVAAVAELTYDEVCRAGSQLAGRDIFRATDSGGAQFAFRNAGLRRLVYNRADPCWRMRAHRRAMNALSCDGTPAAVVARHIERSLPEGCTSDLETLTRAAREALPAGPEAAAHWLRLALRIMPRQFQGTALHRDLLIRVTRLLATTGGLADNRDLLDELLLRAGSLAGPERLSVVIGCAWMHTLLGDFDRARGLLTADLARARETGSAERAPLILQLDLLDLHEGRPGAPHAAETALALARAHGDRVTEAGALARTALHRAMDRDAGGVAEATGRATAALGALDALGTLGTPHNEEPALRPEYPAVAGWALALLGNARAAEEHFRRGLPLARTSPSGHSEPFLLTGLAYAYGLSGRLHTALQTAAEARTAVRPCAPGQVQAVATAVEAWCLAALHGRDDPRAEALAAEAEASLSWYSSGLGSITALRLADAARLRGEPEHAMALLLTTGNGPELPELPASLRAEAYEVLTCCAVATGDRSAREYADRARTAARAFTGLRHAAAHGEMARAHVLRTTPSLAVTLYLSAARHFSEAGMVWWQARALHLAAYCAGEAGDHGRRTSLLTLADALARRCGESWPPPFPARAVRPPAVTEPGPRPSTGATAPPHPLTGLSSREREVAVLAGMGLKTKEVAQRLSLSPRTVDSHLNRIYRKLDITSRASLVRILARAD
- a CDS encoding TetR/AcrR family transcriptional regulator: MPRSADPHRAMRSDAHRNYQRLLAAAEGVFGESGADASLEEVARRAGVGIGTLYRHFPTRKALLEAMLRGGIDALEIRAEELITAEDSAAALAEWMRALRDHATRYRGLSAALMVDLLDENSGVAATCGSMLQAATALLHRAQHEGTVRGDVTIGDAVTMVNAVAWSVEQSATGAEQGERVFELMMDALRCVEAERRHRPQPVRRTRAAGGIAP